Proteins from a genomic interval of Acomys russatus chromosome 19, mAcoRus1.1, whole genome shotgun sequence:
- the Cldn4 gene encoding claudin-4: MASMGLQMLGIALAVLGWLGAILSCSLPMWRVTAFIGSNIVTAQTSWEGLWMTCVVQSTGQMQCKMYDSLLALPQDLQAARALIVISIIVTAFGMLLSVVGGKCTNCVEDETAKAKIMITAGAVFIVAGLLLLVPVSWTAHNVIRDFYNPLVVAGQKREMGASLYVGWAASGLLLLGGGLLCCNCPPRSSDKPYSAKYSAARSAPASNYV, encoded by the coding sequence ATGGCGTCCATGGGACTACAGATGCTGGGAATCGCCTTGGCGGTCCTGGGCTGGCTGGGAGCCATCCTGAGTTGTTCGCTCCCCATGTGGCGGGTGACCGCCTTCATCGGCAGTAACATCGTCACGGCCCAAACCAGCTGGGAGGGCCTGTGGATGACCTGCGTGGTCCAGAGCACCGGGCAGATGCAGTGCAAGATGTACGACTCCCTGCTGGCCCTACCTCAGGACCTGCAGGCCGCCCGAGCCCTCATAGTCATCAGCATCATCGTGACCGCGTTTGGGATGCTGCTCTCCGTAGTAGGAGGCAAGTGCACCAACTGCGTGGAGGACGAGACCGCCAAGGCCAAGATCATGATCACAGCCGGCGCCGTGTTCATCGTGGCAGGCTTGCTGCTTCTGGTGCCTGTGTCCTGGACCGCACACAACGTGATCCGCGACTTCTACAACCCTCTGGTGGTGGCCGGGCAGAAAAGGGAGATGGGAGCCTCGCTTTACGTCGGCTGGGcagcctctgggctcctgctCCTGGGAGGAGGCCTCCTGTGCTGCAATTGCCCACCGCGCAGCAGCGACAAGCCCTACTCAGCCAAGTACTCCGCCGCCCGCTCTGCCCCCGCCAGCAACTACGTGTAA
- the Mettl27 gene encoding methyltransferase-like protein 27, whose translation MTREEAGRLPQVLARVGASHGITDLACKLRFYDDWAPEYDQDVAALKYQAPRLAVDCLSGTLLGPSPETLILDVACGTGLVAVELQARGFLQVQGVDGSPEMLKEAQARGLYQHLSLCTLGQEPLPSPEGTFDAVIIVGALSEGQVPCSAIPELLRVTKPGGLVCLTTRTNPSNLPYKEALEAAFDSLEQAGVWERLVAQPVDHWELATSERETGLGACAQDAFISGIIYLYRKREAVQGEGGRVSAQPPTDH comes from the exons ATGACTCGGGAGGAAGCTGGGAGGCTGCCTCAAGTACTGGCCCGGGTCGGGGCCTCTCACGGTATCACCGACCTGGCCTGCAAGCTCCGCTTCTATGACGACTGGGCTCCGGAGTACGACCAG GATGTGGCTGCTTTGAAGTACCAAGCCCCGCGCCTTGCTGTGGACTGTCTCAGTGGAACCCTTCTGGGCCCATCTCCTGAAACCCTGATCCTGGATGTAGCCTGTGGCACTGGCCTGGTAGCTGTGGAG CTACAGGCTCGGGGCTTCCTCCAGGTGCAGGGGGTAGATGGAAGCCCAGAAATGCTGAAGGAGGCCCAGGCACGTGGCCTGTACCAGCACCTCAGCCTCTGCACCCTGGGCCAGGAGCCGCTACCAAGCCCCGAAg GGACCTTTGACGCTGTGATCATCGTGGGTGCCCTCAGTGAGGGACAGGTGCCCTGCAGTGCCATTCCTGAGCTCTTAAGAGTCACCAAGCCTG GTGGACTTGTATGCCTGACTACCAGGACCAACCCGTCCAACCTTCCATACAAGGAGGCGCTGGAAGCGGCCTTTGACTCCCTGGAGCAGGCTGGTGTGTGGGAACGCCTGGTGGCCCAGCCTGTGGACCACTGGGAGTTAGCAACCTCAGAACGGGAGACAGGGCTAGGCGCCTGTGCCCAGGATGCCTTCATCTCCGGCATCATCTACCTTTACCGAAAGCGGGAGGCAGTTCAGGGTGAGGGAGGCAGGGTCAGTGCCCAGCCCCCAACTGACCACTGA